The following proteins are encoded in a genomic region of Mycolicibacterium confluentis:
- a CDS encoding TetR/AcrR family transcriptional regulator produces MRNNEPLTAAVDPAEDNSTRRRILAATAEVLSRSGQSKLSLSDVAQQAGVSRPTLYRWFASKEDLLDAFSIYEREMFDTGISRATAGLRGTDRLDAALRFIVDYQHSYSGVRAIDIEPEVVIARLSQVLPVMRAQLEKLLSGPSAPVKAATAIRVAVCHYIVRSDDDDGFLDQLRHAVGIKTASR; encoded by the coding sequence GTGCGAAACAACGAGCCATTGACCGCGGCCGTCGACCCCGCCGAGGACAACTCGACCCGGCGGCGAATCCTGGCGGCGACCGCCGAGGTCCTCAGCCGAAGCGGACAGTCCAAGCTGAGCCTGTCCGACGTGGCCCAACAGGCCGGGGTGTCCCGCCCGACGCTGTATCGCTGGTTCGCGTCCAAGGAGGACCTGCTCGACGCCTTCAGCATCTACGAGCGCGAGATGTTCGACACGGGCATCAGCCGGGCCACCGCCGGCCTGCGTGGCACCGACCGCCTGGACGCGGCGCTGCGGTTCATCGTCGACTACCAGCACTCCTACTCGGGAGTGCGCGCGATCGACATCGAACCCGAGGTGGTCATCGCCCGGTTGTCGCAGGTGCTGCCTGTCATGCGGGCCCAGCTGGAGAAACTGCTCAGCGGACCCAGCGCGCCGGTGAAGGCGGCCACAGCGATCAGGGTGGCCGTCTGCCATTACATCGTCCGAAGTGACGACGACGACGGCTTCCTCGACCAACTGCGTCACGCGGTCGGGATCAAGACCGCCAGTCGGTAG
- a CDS encoding SRPBCC family protein, translating into MSDDSAARVVTASREIAAPAATVFELIADVAQQPRWDGNDNLAEATPTRVRAVGEVFSMTLTTGQVRQNHVVEFEEGRRIAWQPSEVDQPRPGHLWRWEIEPLGPSRCRVTHTYDWTQLTDEARMVRARTTTSDRLAGSISRLAAIAEELG; encoded by the coding sequence ATTTCCGATGATTCAGCGGCCCGGGTGGTCACAGCCAGTCGCGAGATCGCGGCGCCCGCGGCGACCGTTTTCGAACTCATCGCCGACGTCGCGCAGCAGCCGCGATGGGACGGCAACGACAACCTCGCCGAGGCCACGCCGACCCGCGTCCGCGCGGTGGGCGAGGTGTTCTCGATGACGCTCACGACCGGTCAGGTCCGGCAGAACCATGTCGTGGAGTTCGAGGAGGGCCGACGCATCGCCTGGCAACCCTCGGAGGTCGATCAGCCTCGGCCGGGGCATCTGTGGCGGTGGGAGATCGAACCGCTGGGTCCGTCACGGTGCCGGGTGACGCACACCTATGACTGGACTCAGTTGACGGACGAGGCCCGGATGGTGCGGGCTCGGACGACGACTTCGGATCGGCTTGCGGGGTCGATTTCGCGGTTGGCTGCGATCGCGGAGGAGTTGGGCTGA
- a CDS encoding STAS domain-containing protein has protein sequence MPEDSDIAEELIANPSCVVEEQWIDQVVVVSAAGTVDMLTSPQLEERISAVLERKPSALVVNLTDVEFLASAGMSVLIAAHQKASPSVGFAVVADGPVTGRPLKLVGIADIVDVYPNLDEALAKLAA, from the coding sequence ATGCCAGAAGATTCCGATATCGCCGAAGAACTGATCGCCAACCCCTCGTGTGTCGTCGAGGAACAGTGGATCGACCAGGTCGTCGTGGTATCCGCTGCCGGCACGGTCGACATGCTGACTTCGCCACAGCTTGAAGAGCGAATCTCTGCGGTGCTCGAGCGGAAGCCCTCCGCGTTGGTGGTCAATCTCACAGATGTCGAGTTCCTGGCCTCGGCCGGGATGAGTGTTCTGATCGCCGCTCACCAGAAGGCAAGTCCAAGTGTCGGATTCGCGGTCGTCGCAGATGGCCCGGTTACGGGACGCCCGCTGAAACTCGTGGGAATCGCAGACATCGTTGACGTGTATCCGAATCTTGATGAGGCACTGGCAAAGCTGGCCGCGTAG
- a CDS encoding rhomboid family intramembrane serine protease, producing MSYPGPPHAAPQTPVCYRHPDRVTYVTCTRCHRPICGDCMRSAAVGHQCVDCVQEAAASVREPKTQFGGTLRTATTPVVTWTLIGLNVLAFVLQMAVGQLEPDFALWPNGVAHFDQWYRLITSAFLHDGTLHILFNMWALYIVGPALEMWLGRLRYVALYVLSLLGGSVAVYLLSDPSSLTLGASGAVFGLFGATFVIGRRLNLDVRWVAALILINVVITVVAPAMGAGPISWQGHLGGLVTGSIVGAAFAYAPAQRRAAVGAGVTVALLVVFAVLLWWRTGVLIEPYRIVVG from the coding sequence ATGAGTTATCCGGGCCCGCCGCACGCCGCGCCGCAGACCCCCGTCTGCTACCGGCATCCCGATCGCGTCACCTACGTCACGTGCACGCGTTGCCACCGGCCCATCTGCGGAGACTGCATGCGGTCGGCAGCGGTCGGCCACCAGTGCGTGGACTGCGTCCAAGAGGCCGCGGCCTCTGTGCGCGAGCCCAAGACTCAGTTCGGCGGGACGCTGCGCACCGCGACGACGCCGGTGGTCACCTGGACTCTCATCGGCCTGAACGTTCTGGCCTTCGTGCTGCAGATGGCGGTCGGTCAGCTCGAACCGGACTTCGCGCTGTGGCCGAACGGCGTCGCGCACTTCGATCAGTGGTACCGACTCATCACCTCCGCGTTCCTGCACGACGGGACGCTGCACATCCTGTTCAACATGTGGGCGCTGTACATCGTGGGCCCCGCGTTGGAGATGTGGTTGGGCCGCCTGCGGTACGTGGCGCTGTACGTGCTTAGCCTGCTGGGCGGGTCCGTCGCGGTCTACCTGCTCTCGGACCCCTCAAGCCTGACGCTGGGCGCCTCGGGTGCGGTCTTCGGCCTGTTCGGCGCGACCTTCGTCATCGGCCGTCGCCTCAACCTGGATGTGCGCTGGGTGGCGGCGCTGATCCTGATCAACGTCGTCATCACGGTCGTCGCGCCGGCCATGGGCGCCGGACCGATCAGCTGGCAGGGCCACCTGGGCGGGTTGGTCACCGGATCCATCGTGGGGGCGGCGTTCGCGTATGCGCCTGCCCAGCGGCGTGCCGCGGTCGGGGCGGGAGTGACGGTGGCGCTGCTCGTGGTGTTCGCCGTCCTGCTGTGGTGGCGTACGGGAGTGTTGATCGAGCCGTACCGGATCGTCGTCGGCTGA
- a CDS encoding HNH endonuclease signature motif containing protein: MTSVAALLSELEGVHARLAAASVDDLSALQVLTVMERLQKVSWAHAAVDHKLVARLQECGPEELGGDKVTKVLTHRLRIPAEEARQRVADAEVLGPRRAMTGEALEPIMPNVAAQVAEGRVGPAHVERIRKFFKALPDHVDLSARVAAEKLAADHASELGVPDLRAALDRMLLWLDPDGSFNDADIQRRRGLTFGKQGPDGLTEVRGHLTPEAAALLEAGCAKLGAPGMCNPDDETPCVSGRPSEEQIKADHRTKAQRQHDALVAAGRMLLASKKLGKLNGLPVTVVVSTTLKELQSGAGFGITGGGSLLPMRDLIRMASHAFHYLSVFDDDGQALYLGRAKRIATPAQRIVLHARDRGCTASAYQSQVHHAVLDWGDGGETNINELALACGPDNRKVGPTGWKTRMRNGRCEWIPPPHLDNGGPRVNDYHHPENLLAPRDTEDNQGGPDPPDPDQQKDDG, translated from the coding sequence ATGACTTCAGTGGCCGCCCTGCTCTCTGAGCTTGAGGGCGTCCACGCTCGCCTCGCCGCCGCGTCCGTCGATGACCTCTCCGCACTGCAGGTGCTGACGGTGATGGAACGCCTACAGAAAGTCAGCTGGGCCCACGCCGCCGTCGACCACAAACTCGTTGCACGCCTGCAGGAGTGCGGACCCGAGGAACTCGGCGGCGACAAGGTCACCAAAGTCCTGACCCACCGGTTGCGAATCCCCGCCGAAGAAGCCCGCCAACGCGTCGCCGACGCCGAGGTGTTGGGTCCGCGGCGGGCGATGACCGGCGAGGCGCTGGAGCCGATCATGCCGAACGTCGCCGCACAGGTGGCCGAAGGCCGGGTGGGGCCCGCGCACGTGGAAAGGATCCGGAAGTTCTTCAAAGCACTGCCCGACCACGTCGACCTCAGCGCCCGAGTCGCGGCCGAGAAATTGGCCGCCGACCACGCCAGCGAGCTCGGGGTGCCCGACCTGCGGGCCGCGTTGGACCGGATGCTGTTGTGGTTGGATCCCGACGGGTCGTTCAACGATGCCGACATCCAACGCCGCCGCGGCCTCACCTTCGGCAAGCAGGGGCCTGACGGATTGACCGAAGTCCGGGGACACCTCACCCCCGAAGCCGCCGCGCTCCTCGAAGCCGGCTGCGCCAAACTGGGCGCCCCAGGAATGTGCAACCCCGACGACGAAACACCGTGCGTGTCGGGGCGGCCGTCGGAGGAACAGATCAAGGCCGACCACCGCACCAAAGCCCAACGCCAGCACGACGCCCTGGTCGCCGCCGGACGCATGCTCCTGGCCTCGAAGAAACTCGGGAAACTCAACGGCCTGCCCGTGACGGTGGTGGTGTCGACGACGCTCAAGGAACTCCAGTCCGGGGCCGGGTTCGGCATCACCGGCGGCGGCTCCCTGCTGCCCATGCGCGACCTGATCCGGATGGCCTCCCATGCCTTTCACTACCTGTCGGTGTTCGATGACGACGGGCAGGCGCTGTATCTCGGGCGGGCCAAGCGGATCGCCACCCCCGCGCAGCGCATCGTGCTTCATGCTCGCGACCGGGGTTGCACCGCCTCGGCCTACCAATCCCAAGTCCACCACGCCGTCCTCGACTGGGGCGACGGCGGAGAAACGAATATCAACGAGCTGGCTCTGGCCTGCGGGCCCGACAACCGCAAAGTCGGTCCCACCGGCTGGAAAACCCGCATGCGCAACGGGCGGTGTGAATGGATCCCACCGCCGCATCTCGACAACGGCGGACCACGGGTGAATGACTACCACCACCCGGAAAACCTCCTCGCACCACGCGACACGGAGGACAACCAAGGCGGCCCCGACCCACCCGACCCCGACCAGCAGAAGGACGACGGCTGA
- a CDS encoding bestrophin-like domain gives MVSAWLVSHIPAGLLLVLLIVVIAGGAVALQVLVRRRFPVLRREDHNDVTKFTYGVIGFVYAFFIGFVVSAMWSQIGAADGKARAEGSAAVQMARDASVFAPADADRIRASLLTYEQAAIDEWSNAIHGSSAAADSALADLYSTYRQIRPADDVQKSVLTTSVVNLDKISQARTERIVQARTDTGPPWPLWAVIFLTSAMVLGTVIIYGVEHPMMHYPMVAIVGTLVATNLFLVLQLSHPFLGGIAVSPEPLREVVAVLSGERG, from the coding sequence GGCGGTGGCCCTGCAGGTCCTTGTCCGGCGGCGGTTTCCGGTGTTGCGCCGCGAGGACCACAACGATGTCACCAAGTTCACCTACGGTGTCATCGGTTTCGTCTACGCGTTCTTCATCGGCTTCGTGGTGTCGGCGATGTGGAGTCAGATCGGCGCCGCGGATGGCAAGGCCCGCGCCGAGGGTTCAGCGGCGGTCCAGATGGCGCGCGATGCTTCGGTGTTCGCTCCCGCGGACGCGGACCGCATCCGCGCGAGCCTGTTGACCTATGAGCAGGCGGCGATCGACGAGTGGTCCAATGCCATCCACGGGAGTTCTGCGGCTGCTGATTCCGCCCTGGCCGATCTGTATTCGACATATCGCCAGATCCGCCCGGCCGACGACGTGCAGAAGTCTGTCCTGACGACGTCAGTGGTGAACCTCGACAAGATCAGTCAGGCGCGTACGGAGCGGATTGTGCAGGCCCGCACCGACACTGGTCCGCCCTGGCCGCTGTGGGCGGTGATCTTTCTGACCAGCGCGATGGTGCTGGGCACCGTCATCATCTACGGCGTCGAGCATCCCATGATGCACTACCCCATGGTCGCGATCGTGGGAACGCTGGTGGCCACCAATCTCTTTCTGGTGCTCCAGCTTTCCCACCCGTTCCTCGGGGGTATCGCCGTCAGTCCCGAGCCGCTGCGCGAGGTGGTGGCGGTGTTGTCGGGGGAGCGGGGCTAG